From the genome of Nitrobacter sp. NHB1, one region includes:
- a CDS encoding SHOCT domain-containing protein: protein MIFGPLFMILFLAVLVALAVVLARWLGGAWPGTYPPHQLSSTPTPLDILKERFARGEIDKAEFEDRRRVLGE from the coding sequence ATGATCTTTGGTCCGTTGTTCATGATCCTTTTTCTCGCAGTCCTAGTTGCCCTAGCGGTTGTCCTCGCGCGCTGGCTGGGCGGCGCATGGCCAGGGACATATCCGCCACACCAATTGTCCTCCACCCCGACGCCACTTGATATTCTCAAGGAGCGCTTTGCGCGCGGCGAGATCGACAAAGCGGAATTCGAGGATCGGCGGCGCGTTCTCGGCGAGTAA
- a CDS encoding Crp/Fnr family transcriptional regulator: MNTPRKDIHNSNVPKLCQSCDVRHKGMCGALNAKELVDFAQFTRVVKISAGDVLLQEQGPIVSYANVMRGVLKLTKTLTDGRQQIVGLQFAPDFVGRLHQDESHVRVEASSDVEICSIPRNALRKMLEENPALEAKLLHQALREVDQGREWMLALGRKTAHEKVASFLMMMVRQIDPFAGGNAVTAFDLPLTRAEIGDFLGLTIGTVSREFTRLRRAGVIQISSHRHIDILDLEALRQSVG; the protein is encoded by the coding sequence ATGAACACGCCCCGGAAGGATATCCATAACTCCAATGTGCCGAAGCTCTGTCAGAGCTGTGATGTACGGCACAAGGGTATGTGCGGCGCGCTCAACGCCAAGGAATTAGTGGATTTCGCCCAATTCACGCGTGTGGTGAAGATATCCGCCGGCGACGTTCTCTTGCAGGAGCAGGGGCCAATCGTATCCTATGCCAATGTCATGCGCGGCGTGCTCAAGCTGACCAAGACTCTGACCGATGGTCGCCAACAAATCGTCGGACTTCAATTCGCGCCCGATTTCGTCGGACGACTTCATCAGGACGAGAGCCATGTCCGGGTCGAAGCCTCTTCGGATGTTGAGATCTGCAGTATACCCAGGAACGCGCTGCGGAAGATGCTCGAAGAAAATCCGGCTCTCGAAGCAAAACTGCTGCACCAAGCCCTTCGCGAGGTCGATCAGGGTCGCGAGTGGATGCTGGCGCTTGGACGAAAGACGGCACACGAAAAGGTAGCCAGCTTTCTTATGATGATGGTTCGGCAGATCGATCCGTTTGCAGGAGGCAACGCCGTCACGGCTTTCGATCTTCCGCTTACGCGCGCCGAAATTGGCGACTTTCTCGGCTTGACGATTGGAACAGTTTCGCGCGAGTTCACGCGGTTGCGGCGAGCCGGAGTGATTCAGATTTCATCGCACCGCCACATCGACATTCTGGATCTCGAAGCGCTTCGCCAATCCGTCGGCTAA